One Chionomys nivalis chromosome 23 unlocalized genomic scaffold, mChiNiv1.1 SUPER_23_unloc_1, whole genome shotgun sequence genomic window carries:
- the Lin7b gene encoding protein lin-7 homolog B isoform X1 — protein MAALVEPLGLERDVSRAVELLERLQRSGELPPQKLQALQRVLQSRFCSAIREVYEQLYDTLDITGSAEVRAHATAKATVAAFTASEGHAHPRVVELPKTDEGLGFNIMGGKEQNSPIYISRVIPGGVADRHGGLKRGDQLLSVNGVSVEGEHHEKAVELLKAAQSSVKLVVRYTPRVLEEMEARFEKMRSARRRQQHHSYTSLESRG, from the exons ATGGCTGCACTGGTGGAGCCGCTGGGACTGGAGCGGG ACGTGTCCCGGGCCGTGGAGCTGCTGGAGCGGCTGCAACGCAGCGGGGAGCTGCCCCCGCAGAAGCTGCAGGCCCTGCAGCGGGTCCTGCAGAGCCGTTTCTGTTCTGCCATCCGCGAG gtgtATGAGCAGCTCTATGACACGCTGGATATCACTGGCAGCGCTGAGGTGCGGGCTCACGCCACAGCCAAG GCCACAGTGGCTGCCTTCACAGCCAGTGAGGGCCATGCACATCCCAGGGTCGTGGAACTACCGAAGACTGATGAGGGTTTGGGCTTCAACATCATGGGTGGCAAAGAGCAGAACTCACCCATCTACATCTCTCGAGTCATCCCTGGAGGCGTGGCTGATCGCCATGGTGGCCTCAAGAGGGGAGACCAGCTGCTGTCCGTGAATGGTGTG AGTGTGGAGGGCGAACACCATGAAAAAGCCGTGGAACTCCTGAAGGCCGCCCAGAGCTCAGTGAAACTGGTGGTGCGGTACACCCCGCGGGTGCTGGAGGAGATGGAGGCCCGCTTTGAGAAGATGCGGTCTGCCCGGAGGCGCCAGCAACACCACAGCTACAC GTCTTTGGAGTCCCGAGGCTGA
- the Lin7b gene encoding protein lin-7 homolog B isoform X2 — MAALVEPLGLERDVSRAVELLERLQRSGELPPQKLQALQRVLQSRFCSAIREATVAAFTASEGHAHPRVVELPKTDEGLGFNIMGGKEQNSPIYISRVIPGGVADRHGGLKRGDQLLSVNGVSVEGEHHEKAVELLKAAQSSVKLVVRYTPRVLEEMEARFEKMRSARRRQQHHSYTSLESRG, encoded by the exons ATGGCTGCACTGGTGGAGCCGCTGGGACTGGAGCGGG ACGTGTCCCGGGCCGTGGAGCTGCTGGAGCGGCTGCAACGCAGCGGGGAGCTGCCCCCGCAGAAGCTGCAGGCCCTGCAGCGGGTCCTGCAGAGCCGTTTCTGTTCTGCCATCCGCGAG GCCACAGTGGCTGCCTTCACAGCCAGTGAGGGCCATGCACATCCCAGGGTCGTGGAACTACCGAAGACTGATGAGGGTTTGGGCTTCAACATCATGGGTGGCAAAGAGCAGAACTCACCCATCTACATCTCTCGAGTCATCCCTGGAGGCGTGGCTGATCGCCATGGTGGCCTCAAGAGGGGAGACCAGCTGCTGTCCGTGAATGGTGTG AGTGTGGAGGGCGAACACCATGAAAAAGCCGTGGAACTCCTGAAGGCCGCCCAGAGCTCAGTGAAACTGGTGGTGCGGTACACCCCGCGGGTGCTGGAGGAGATGGAGGCCCGCTTTGAGAAGATGCGGTCTGCCCGGAGGCGCCAGCAACACCACAGCTACAC GTCTTTGGAGTCCCGAGGCTGA